Proteins encoded within one genomic window of Eublepharis macularius isolate TG4126 chromosome 10, MPM_Emac_v1.0, whole genome shotgun sequence:
- the LOC129336904 gene encoding placenta-specific gene 8 protein-like has product MEMTPQPVIMTQPQRHTSTRSFEWQTDLCDCGSDCRICLCGTFCFWCLGCKVAKDMDECCCCGPSVAMRTRYRTQYRIPGSICSDCCTVVFCAPCNLCQLKRDINRRKELGIF; this is encoded by the exons ATGGAAATGACACCCCAGCCTGTGATAATGACTCAGCCGCAACGCCACACATCTACGCGGAGTTTTGAGTGGCAGACTGACCTCTGTGATTGTGGCAGCGACTGCCGAATCT GCCTCTGCGGAACGTTCTGCTTCTGGTGCCTGGGGTGCAAAGTTGCCAAGGACATGGACGAATGCTGCTGCTGCGGCCCAAGCGTGGCCATGAGGACTCGCTATCGGACCCAGTACAGGATCCCG GGATCCATCTGCTCAGACTGCTGCACTGTTGTCTTTTGCGCTCCCTGTAATCTTTGTCAACTGAAGCGGGatatcaacaggaggaaagagttAGGAATATTCTAG